In one window of Henckelia pumila isolate YLH828 chromosome 1, ASM3356847v2, whole genome shotgun sequence DNA:
- the LOC140873987 gene encoding uncharacterized protein, translating to MRAAQDRQSKYANVRRRSLSFEQGDRVFLKISPFRGTVRSGKRGKLSPRYIGPYEILERIGDLANRLALPPALSSIYDEFHVSMLKKYQPDPSHVLQPDETELDETLSYFERPIKIMDRKDKQLRNKSIPLVKVQWSRHGVEETTWELEQDTRKKYPEIFV from the coding sequence ATGAGAGCAGCACAGGACAGACAATCCAAGTATGCTAATGTCAGACGCAGGTCCCTGAGTTTTGAACAAGGTGAccgtgtattcttgaagatatctCCTTTCCGAGGTACAGTCCGTTCTGGAAAGAGAGGTAAGTTATCACCAAGATACATTGGACCATATGAGATATTGGAAAGAATTGGTGACCTAGCAAACAGATTAGCTCTCCCTCCTGCTCTATCGAGTATTTACGATGAATTTCACGTGTCTATGTTGAAGAAATATCAGCCAGATCCTTCCCATGTACTTCAACCAGATGAAACAGAACTGGATGAGACTTTGAGCTACTTTGAACGACCGATAAAAATTATGGACAGAAAAGATAAGCAGCTCAGAAATAAGTCGATTCCTTTGGTTAAAGTACAGTGGAGCAGACACGGTGTTGAAGAAACAACTTGGGAATTAGAGCAGGATACGAGAAAGAAATACCCTGAAATTTTTGTATGA